From Cricetulus griseus strain 17A/GY unplaced genomic scaffold, alternate assembly CriGri-PICRH-1.0 unplaced_scaffold_534, whole genome shotgun sequence, a single genomic window includes:
- the LOC113838108 gene encoding zinc finger protein 120-like, which translates to MKYNDVHIDFTWEEWTLLDSSQKNLYKDVMLETYENLNDIGYSWDDNIFEEHCASSKRHDRHERRQTGENSSVYTQCDKAFENNSYLQSHERKHTGEKSYECNQCGKAFAYHNYLLIHQRRHAGEKPYECNQCGKAFCQQSNLQMHKRTHTGEKPYECN; encoded by the exons ATGAAGTATAATGATGTGCATAttgacttcacttgggaagagtggactttgctggatagttctcagaagaatctctacaaagatgtgatgctggagacctatgagaacctcaatgatatag GATACTCTTGGGATGATAATATTTTTGAAGAACATTGTGCAAGTTCAAAAAGACATGACag GCATGAAAGAAGGCAAACTGGAGAGAATTCTTCTGTATACACACAATGTGATAAAGCCTTTGAAAATAACAGTTATCTCCAAagtcatgaaagaaaacacactggagagaaatcatatgaatgtaaccaatgtggtaaagcctttgcatatcACAATTATCTCCTTATTCATCAAAGAAGACATGCaggggagaaaccctatgaatgtaatcagtgtggtaaagccttttgtCAGCAAAGtaatcttcaaatgcataaaaggacacatactggagagaaaccctatgaatgtaat